CTGCTGACAGCCTACCTATCTTTCGCTTTCAAGTAGATGAGCCGGAGCAGACTTACAATATTTACTGGAACGTACGAAACACCGTAGCTTACCCTTTTCGTAATTTATACCTCACCTATTACTTAGAAGATACGCTGGGTCATACCCTAAAAACTGACCTCTACGAGATGAACCTGTTTGAGCCTCGCACCGGAGAGCCTTACGGAAATGGGTTAGGCGATATATTTTCGCATCAGATTTTAGCTCTTCCTAATTACAAGTTTGATACGGCGGGCATGTACCAAATTCGACTTCAGCAGTACATGCGGCGCGATACGCTGCCCGAGATTCTGTCGGTAGGGGTACGGATAGAACGAGCCGAAGCAGACTAGTAGCAAGAAGCGATGGCTACGCAACAGCGCAAACGATGGAAGATTTGGGTAGACACCGGTGGTACTTTCACCGATTGCTTAGCCTACAGTCCGTCGGGAGTTCTTCATCGCATTAAAGTACTTAGCGATAGCACACTGCGGGGTAAATTATTAGAAGCCATTAGTCCTATCCGATGGAAAATTCGGCAAAACTGGCGCATTAATAACGCTGACCTCCTCAGTGGCTACACCCTACAAGTATCTCCTTCGCCAAAGTATTTAATCCGGTATTTCAACCCGGAAGATAGTTCTATCACTTTAGAACAGCCCTTATCGGAAAAAGAAGTCGGAAAAAATTTTACTCTGACTGCTTACGAGGAAGCCCCGGTGCTCGCCGCCCGATTGGCTACCTCTACTCCCCTTCTTCTGCCATTGCCCCCGATGGAAATGCGGTTAGGTACCACCCGAGGCACCAATGCTTTGTTAGAACGAAAAGGAGCCAAAACCACACTATTGGTTACCAAGGGATTCAAGGATCTACTCTCCATTGGTACTCAGCAACGTCCGCATATTTTCT
This region of Tunicatimonas pelagia genomic DNA includes:
- a CDS encoding gliding motility lipoprotein GldH, coding for MKLRSVLIHRQIYLSLLTAFLALAFVRCDDNRLYEENINFDRKVWAADSLPIFRFQVDEPEQTYNIYWNVRNTVAYPFRNLYLTYYLEDTLGHTLKTDLYEMNLFEPRTGEPYGNGLGDIFSHQILALPNYKFDTAGMYQIRLQQYMRRDTLPEILSVGVRIERAEAD